From the Pseudomonadota bacterium genome, one window contains:
- a CDS encoding M23 family metallopeptidase, with protein TFTLSVSTAEGEALRRTVTVRKVAYGRQSIWLPEAMLATYDSPRAKADDRLLLTAAKQFTPQRFWRGPFRLPALGRLSTRYGQARTYNGWRKGWHKGLDVAAGAGAPIRAPGGAQVAVVAPGQLVNGNATLLDHGIGVFSLYMHQSRIDVRKGQPVTRGGLIGRVGSTGAGTGPHLHWACYVHGVPVDPQVLLHAPW; from the coding sequence ACGTTCACCCTCTCGGTGAGCACAGCAGAGGGCGAGGCTCTGCGGCGCACGGTGACAGTGAGAAAGGTCGCCTACGGCAGACAGTCGATCTGGCTTCCCGAGGCCATGCTCGCCACCTACGACAGCCCCCGCGCGAAAGCCGATGACCGGCTTCTTCTCACCGCCGCGAAGCAGTTCACCCCGCAGCGGTTTTGGCGCGGCCCCTTCCGGCTGCCGGCGCTGGGTCGGCTCAGCACCCGCTACGGCCAGGCGCGCACCTACAACGGCTGGCGCAAGGGATGGCACAAGGGGCTCGATGTGGCGGCCGGCGCTGGGGCCCCTATTCGCGCGCCCGGCGGGGCTCAGGTCGCCGTGGTGGCGCCGGGCCAGCTCGTGAACGGCAACGCCACCCTCCTCGACCACGGCATCGGTGTTTTCTCGCTCTACATGCACCAATCGCGCATCGACGTGAGAAAGGGGCAGCCCGTGACACGGGGGGGGCTCATCGGGCGTGTGGGAAGCACAGGGGCCGGCACGGGACCGCACCTGCACTGGGCCTGCTACGTGCATGGGGTCCCTGTCGACCCCCAGGTGCTCTTGCACGCTCCCTGGTAG